A stretch of DNA from Longimicrobium terrae:
CCCGCCGGGGCCAGCCTCGGTTTCTCCTGCCCGGACACTGCTACGGACACGCGTTTCAGCTGGATGGGCCGGCTCCCCACGCGAGGGTGCCGGCCCATGATGATGCCATTCCGCCGCCCCGCGCGGGATGGGTAAACCGACCCAACTCCCCTCCCCGCCACCTTCCGCGCGAACTCGGGCTGGCATCGGCCGTTCAGGTTGATCGGATGCTGGATCGATCAGCCCGGAAGCCGCCAACATCGAGCCCGTCGTCCGTCACGCGGCGCATGTCGGCCGACGGCGAAACTGGATGGACGGTCAGCGGGAGGTGCGCTGGAGGATGGAGAACGCGGCGCCCTGCGGATCCTGCATCGTCGCGAACCGGCCGACGCCCGCCAGCGGCTCCGGCCCCACCAGGCGGACGGCGCCCATCTCCTCCGCGCGCCGCAGATCGCCTTCCACGTCGGTGACGGCAAAGAACGGCATCCAGTGCGGCGGAATGCCGTCCATCGACTGCGCGAGCCGCAGCATTCCCGCCACCGGCTCGCCATCGCGAAGAAACAGGGTGTAGGGCACGGGGCCGCGGGTGAACGTGTCCGCGGTCCATCCCAGCAGGCCGGTGTAGAAGCGCTCCGCCTTGGCCAGATCGCGCGTGGCGAGCTCGGTCCACGTGGCCGCGCCGGGCTCGTCGCGCACCTCGGCGCCGCGGTGCTCCTTTGCCTCCCACAGCGCGACGGTGGCGTGAGAGGGATCGGTCAGCAGCACCATCCGCCCCTCGTCCATGACGTCGAAGGGCTCCGCCAGCAGCGTGGCGCCGAGTTCAACAGCACGCGCGGCGGCGGCTTCGGCGTCGTCCACGGCCAGGTAGCTGAGCCAGGCGGAGGGCACGCGCTCCATCTTCTGCCCCGGATCGAGCGGGTAGATGGCGGCCGCGGCGCGCCCGTGCAGTTTCATCCGCAGATAGACGTCGCCCTCGTCGGGGCCGAACTGGGTGCGGTCCGTGGTCCAGCCGAACAGCGCCGTGTAGAAGCGCTCCGCGACGGCGA
This window harbors:
- a CDS encoding VOC family protein → MPVINAYPAGSFCWLDMGANDLAVAERFYTALFGWTTDRTQFGPDEGDVYLRMKLHGRAAAAIYPLDPGQKMERVPSAWLSYLAVDDAEAAAARAVELGATLLAEPFDVMDEGRMVLLTDPSHATVALWEAKEHRGAEVRDEPGAATWTELATRDLAKAERFYTGLLGWTADTFTRGPVPYTLFLRDGEPVAGMLRLAQSMDGIPPHWMPFFAVTDVEGDLRRAEEMGAVRLVGPEPLAGVGRFATMQDPQGAAFSILQRTSR